From the genome of Methylocystis bryophila, one region includes:
- a CDS encoding MBL fold metallo-hydrolase, whose protein sequence is MSVIDQNLNHASLQVREARENPSRLEVQTFFDEATFTASHVAYDAETRVGAIIDSVLDFDAASARTSTRSADSIMAFVLEKNLKIDWLLETHAHADHLSAAPYLQEKLGGRLAIGREIVVVQNVFGKIFNFGTEFARDGSQFDALFADGDNFSVGGFPATVLHVPGHTPADVAYVIGDAAFIGDTLFMPDYGTARADFPGGDARQLYHSIRRILSLPDETRVFLCHDYLGPDRRAFAWETSIVDERKQNVHLHDGVGEEEFVAMRTARDKTLKAPALIIPSVQVNMRGGRLPPPEANGRRYLKYPLDTL, encoded by the coding sequence ATGAGCGTGATCGACCAAAATCTAAATCATGCTTCTCTTCAGGTGAGGGAAGCCCGAGAGAATCCTTCGCGCTTGGAGGTCCAGACCTTCTTCGACGAAGCGACATTCACGGCGAGTCATGTCGCTTACGATGCGGAGACCCGGGTTGGCGCGATCATCGACAGCGTGCTGGACTTCGATGCCGCCTCGGCGCGCACCTCGACGCGCTCGGCTGACAGCATCATGGCGTTTGTGCTCGAAAAAAACCTCAAGATCGATTGGCTGCTTGAGACCCATGCCCACGCCGACCATCTCTCGGCGGCACCCTACCTGCAAGAAAAGCTTGGCGGAAGGCTCGCGATCGGCCGCGAGATCGTCGTGGTGCAGAACGTCTTCGGCAAGATATTCAACTTTGGAACGGAGTTCGCGCGCGATGGCTCCCAATTCGACGCGCTCTTTGCGGACGGCGACAATTTTTCCGTCGGGGGTTTTCCAGCCACCGTCCTGCATGTTCCAGGTCACACTCCGGCCGATGTCGCCTATGTGATTGGAGACGCGGCGTTTATCGGCGACACATTGTTCATGCCTGACTATGGGACAGCCCGCGCGGATTTCCCTGGTGGCGACGCACGGCAGCTTTATCATTCGATTCGCCGAATCCTTTCACTTCCGGACGAGACGCGAGTCTTCCTTTGCCACGACTACCTTGGTCCCGATCGCCGCGCCTTCGCCTGGGAGACATCGATCGTTGACGAGAGAAAACAAAATGTCCATCTGCATGACGGAGTCGGCGAAGAAGAGTTCGTGGCCATGCGGACTGCGCGCGACAAGACCCTCAAGGCGCCCGCCTTGATCATTCCCTCCGTGCAGGTGAATATGCGAGGCGGACGCCTACCTCCGCCAGAAGCTAATGGTCGCCGCTATCTGAAATATCCCTTGGACACGCTATGA
- a CDS encoding DsrE family protein produces the protein MHFVISGTWGPTDPTRAMLPFIFAASAIQENDTVTLMLFHDAVLMAVAGAAAKLVPVGPPNRYEEVVSHPNVTLWACRPCLDARAIVSSSLDQRVKLGGMNDFHAASKRSDSKVIAF, from the coding sequence ATGCATTTTGTGATCTCCGGCACATGGGGGCCTACGGACCCCACGCGGGCGATGTTGCCTTTTATCTTCGCAGCCTCCGCGATTCAGGAAAACGACACGGTCACATTGATGTTGTTCCACGACGCCGTGCTCATGGCCGTGGCGGGAGCCGCCGCCAAGCTCGTCCCGGTCGGGCCGCCGAACCGATACGAGGAAGTCGTCTCTCATCCAAACGTGACTCTGTGGGCTTGCCGGCCTTGCCTGGACGCTCGCGCAATTGTCTCCTCATCGCTGGATCAGCGCGTGAAGCTTGGCGGGATGAACGACTTCCATGCGGCGTCAAAGCGGTCCGACTCAAAGGTAATCGCCTTTTAG
- a CDS encoding antitoxin — MTASAGKPAQEKATAKLFMHGRSQAVRLPKEFRFEGKEVRVSKVGDKVILEPLKKEPFDVEAWRGSLDALGARDFLPDGLPDDPPLEPDDSISFD, encoded by the coding sequence ATGACCGCCAGCGCCGGCAAGCCCGCCCAAGAGAAAGCGACCGCCAAGCTGTTCATGCACGGCCGCAGCCAGGCTGTGCGCCTGCCGAAGGAGTTCCGCTTCGAGGGGAAAGAGGTGCGCGTCAGCAAGGTAGGCGACAAGGTGATCTTGGAGCCTTTGAAAAAGGAGCCGTTCGACGTGGAAGCCTGGCGCGGGAGTCTCGACGCCTTGGGCGCGCGGGATTTCTTGCCCGACGGTCTGCCCGATGATCCGCCCCTCGAGCCCGACGATTCGATATCATTCGATTGA
- a CDS encoding PIN domain-containing protein: protein MFCLDTNIVIFALNKRRPWIATRLDNELRAGTALIVPAIVLFELNYGIAKSDRADQARALLDGFLSAGIGQPAFDAEDAREAADIRAFLERQGTPIGPFDYLVAAQARRRGAALVTLNRREFERVPGLMVTDWAA from the coding sequence ATGTTTTGTCTCGACACGAACATCGTCATCTTCGCCTTGAACAAGCGGAGGCCCTGGATCGCCACGAGGCTCGATAATGAGCTGAGGGCGGGAACGGCGCTCATCGTCCCCGCGATCGTGCTGTTCGAGCTCAACTACGGAATCGCCAAGAGCGACCGAGCCGATCAAGCGCGCGCCCTGCTCGATGGCTTCTTGTCCGCCGGGATAGGCCAGCCGGCCTTCGACGCGGAGGATGCGCGCGAGGCCGCGGACATAAGGGCGTTCCTCGAACGGCAAGGGACGCCGATCGGCCCCTTCGACTATCTCGTCGCGGCGCAGGCGCGGCGGCGCGGCGCGGCGCTGGTGACGCTCAACCGCCGCGAGTTCGAGCGCGTGCCCGGCCTGATGGTGACGGATTGGGCGGCATGA
- a CDS encoding efflux transporter outer membrane subunit, with product MRILRRPLFLASGLLLSGCNLAPTYAPPSVEVPVSFKEAKGVGAAVVKGASRPTGGTTTDGGPQWFSADPADLRPRGPWWLPFKDRRLDALERELDARNPDVEGAMAAMDRSRALAAKAAASLSPTLTANSQLTENKESLHRPLRLANIYPGATDFVRAARSPGLPLNSPTFYGDNQLTAQSSYEIDLWGRVRNLAGAGATEAQASEADLAAVTLSLQAELARDYINLQGLDNEVALQKRIIAAYARSLALVEKRVGGGIASPADETRAQTQLDFAKTQLSDIEARRALLEHAIAILAGRAPEGFSLPSSQTRVASPTIPLGAPSELLERRPDIAAAERRVYSANLSIGVARAAFFPRFTINLAGGTQDTGLSLFNARNSLWSVGPAVTLPIFDGGAHAADLHDAEAAYLQSVARYRGVVLHAYGEIEDALALIRYFDRQEKDIAAAVVAGDKTLDVSLKLYEEGVVTYVEVVTAQSDAFAAQRQAIALRTGRLQAALSLMTALGGGWTAPVFTTPAPEEPCALCELATQAAPKS from the coding sequence ATGAGAATTTTGCGGCGTCCTCTTTTCTTGGCTTCCGGCCTCTTGTTGAGCGGCTGCAACCTCGCGCCGACCTACGCCCCTCCCTCCGTAGAGGTTCCCGTGAGCTTCAAGGAGGCGAAGGGGGTTGGGGCCGCGGTCGTCAAGGGAGCGTCGCGCCCCACCGGCGGAACGACGACGGACGGCGGTCCGCAGTGGTTTTCCGCCGATCCCGCGGACCTGCGCCCGCGCGGACCCTGGTGGCTGCCGTTCAAGGATAGGCGGCTCGACGCGCTGGAGCGCGAGCTCGACGCCCGCAATCCTGACGTTGAAGGAGCGATGGCGGCGATGGACCGGTCGCGCGCCTTGGCCGCGAAGGCGGCCGCGAGCCTGTCGCCGACGCTCACGGCCAACAGCCAGCTGACCGAGAACAAAGAGTCGCTGCACCGGCCGCTGCGTCTCGCGAATATCTACCCGGGCGCCACTGATTTCGTGAGAGCGGCGCGTTCCCCGGGCCTGCCCCTGAATTCGCCGACCTTTTACGGCGACAATCAGCTCACGGCGCAGTCGAGCTATGAGATCGATCTTTGGGGGCGGGTCCGCAACCTCGCCGGCGCGGGAGCGACGGAGGCGCAGGCGTCGGAAGCCGATCTCGCGGCCGTCACCTTGAGCCTGCAGGCGGAGCTTGCGCGCGACTACATCAACTTGCAGGGCCTCGACAACGAGGTCGCGCTGCAGAAGCGCATCATCGCGGCCTATGCGCGCTCGCTCGCTCTCGTGGAGAAGCGCGTCGGCGGCGGCATCGCCTCGCCCGCCGACGAGACGCGGGCGCAGACCCAGCTCGACTTCGCGAAGACGCAGCTCTCGGACATCGAGGCGCGGCGCGCGTTGCTCGAGCATGCGATCGCCATTCTTGCGGGCCGGGCGCCCGAAGGCTTCTCCTTGCCGTCGTCGCAGACGCGCGTCGCTTCGCCGACCATTCCGCTCGGTGCGCCCTCAGAGCTTCTGGAGCGCCGTCCCGACATCGCGGCCGCCGAGCGGCGCGTCTACAGCGCCAATCTGTCGATCGGCGTGGCGCGCGCGGCGTTCTTCCCGCGCTTCACGATCAATCTCGCCGGCGGAACCCAGGACACGGGCCTGAGCCTCTTCAACGCCCGCAACAGCCTGTGGTCGGTTGGGCCGGCCGTGACCTTGCCGATCTTCGACGGCGGCGCGCACGCGGCCGACCTGCACGACGCCGAGGCCGCCTATCTTCAGTCGGTGGCGCGTTACCGCGGCGTCGTGCTGCACGCCTATGGCGAGATCGAGGACGCGCTTGCGCTGATCCGCTATTTCGACCGCCAGGAGAAGGATATCGCCGCCGCTGTCGTCGCGGGCGACAAGACGCTCGACGTTTCGCTCAAGCTCTATGAGGAAGGCGTCGTGACCTATGTCGAGGTCGTGACGGCGCAGTCGGACGCCTTCGCCGCCCAGCGTCAGGCGATCGCGCTGCGCACGGGACGGCTTCAGGCGGCGTTGTCGCTGATGACGGCGCTCGGCGGCGGCTGGACCGCACCTGTCTTTACCACGCCCGCGCCGGAGGAGCCCTGCGCACTCTGCGAGTTGGCGACGCAAGCGGCGCCGAAATCGTAG
- a CDS encoding efflux RND transporter periplasmic adaptor subunit — MSHHESPHLRAPDPAAQAELLRKLRPKALIALGVILTLAAFGVFQRRARDAELARVTREAAIPTVELCAPALSTAAQELVLPANVEAFVDAPIYARVNGYLKSWSYDIGARVKAGDILGVIEAPDLNQQAEQAKGLLARSKAEQNLAHATAKRWTALRNEAAVSAQSADEKTSNLEAATASQNAAQANLDQINTLKAYLNLAAPFDGVVTARNVDVGALIDAGAGRRELFRVADIHKMRIYVRAPQAYAAKIAAGLTARLTLPQYPTREFAAKIVTTANAIAASSRTLLVQFQADNPDGALLPGAFGQIRIALPPKGAPLLLPASALIFVNASPQVATVDEAGVVRMKNVTIARDLGVSLEISAGLSATDRVIRTPWQSVHDGTVVRIKDPKTKEADAR, encoded by the coding sequence ATGTCGCATCATGAATCGCCTCATCTGCGCGCGCCCGATCCGGCGGCTCAGGCGGAGCTTCTGCGCAAGCTGCGGCCGAAGGCTCTGATCGCCCTCGGCGTCATCCTCACGCTCGCCGCCTTCGGCGTGTTCCAGCGGCGCGCGCGCGACGCCGAACTCGCGCGCGTGACGCGGGAGGCCGCGATTCCAACCGTCGAGCTCTGCGCGCCTGCGCTGTCGACCGCGGCGCAGGAGCTCGTTTTGCCGGCCAATGTCGAGGCTTTCGTCGACGCGCCGATCTATGCGCGCGTCAACGGCTATCTGAAGAGCTGGAGCTACGATATCGGCGCTCGGGTCAAGGCCGGCGACATTCTTGGCGTCATCGAGGCGCCAGACCTCAACCAGCAGGCGGAGCAGGCCAAAGGGCTTCTCGCGCGCAGCAAGGCCGAGCAGAACCTCGCGCATGCGACGGCGAAGCGCTGGACCGCGCTGCGCAATGAAGCAGCCGTCTCGGCGCAGAGCGCGGACGAGAAGACCAGCAATTTGGAGGCTGCGACGGCCTCGCAGAACGCGGCCCAGGCCAATCTCGACCAGATCAACACGCTCAAGGCCTATCTTAATCTCGCGGCGCCGTTTGACGGCGTCGTCACGGCGCGCAATGTCGACGTCGGAGCGCTCATCGACGCGGGCGCTGGACGACGCGAGTTGTTTCGCGTCGCCGACATTCACAAGATGCGGATCTATGTTCGCGCGCCGCAGGCCTATGCGGCGAAGATCGCGGCGGGGCTGACCGCGCGGCTGACGCTGCCGCAATATCCGACGCGCGAGTTCGCCGCGAAGATCGTGACGACCGCCAACGCCATCGCCGCAAGCTCACGGACCCTGCTCGTGCAGTTTCAGGCCGACAACCCGGATGGCGCGCTGCTGCCGGGGGCCTTCGGTCAGATCCGGATCGCGCTTCCCCCCAAAGGCGCGCCCCTGCTGCTGCCGGCGAGCGCGCTTATCTTCGTGAACGCGTCGCCGCAGGTCGCGACCGTCGACGAGGCCGGCGTCGTGCGCATGAAGAACGTGACGATCGCGCGCGACCTCGGCGTTTCGCTCGAGATCTCGGCGGGGCTTTCCGCGACGGATCGGGTGATCCGAACGCCCTGGCAATCCGTGCATGACGGGACCGTCGTCAGGATCAAGGACCCCAAGACGAAGGAAGCGGACGCGAGATGA
- a CDS encoding efflux RND transporter permease subunit, with amino-acid sequence MLQLVLIALRRPYTFVVAAILIVILGALAIVRTPVDIFPSVGIPVISVIWTYVGLSPDDMSTRILYPYELALTALVNDIDHVESQSYNGIGVNKIYFQPKVKVDLALAQVGAAGQTVLRLLPPGVQPPQVIVFNASTVPVIQIAFSSATRTETEVADAVYTLIRPPLTTVTGAAVPFPYGGKSRQVRIDLNQEKLLGLGLTAQDVVSAVERQNLIIPAGTQKIGDYEYAVLINDAPADIAALNDFPIKRADGAIVYLRDVAFVHNGSAPQTNLVRVDGAPAVLLPVLTSGSASSLDVINGVKAMLPRLKLALPDGIDMTVIGDQSDFITDAVFSVVREATIAAALTGLMILLFLGSWRSTIIITISIPLSILAALFALSALGETVNVMTLGGLALAVGLLVDDATVTIENVNRHLEEGESIDDAIIKAAKEIITPATVSLFCICIVFAPLLLLGGVAGYLFRPLAEAVVFAMIASYLLTYTLVETMARYFLSAQQREHLREAKFGPARRGLVLTALTRVQTAFEKGFDRLLDAYARLLQLALARPKAFVAIFFAGVALSFALTPYLGRNFFPETESSSLRLHVRLPTGTRLEQAGVLCDKIEAEIRQALPQGALTSIVDNIGLPISGINLSYNNSGTIGTNDADLTLSFDPEKVADAEPLAEILRDRLPRAFPGVVFSFLPADIVTQILNFGLPAPLDIQISGSKRDENLAYMQKTLERVARVTGIADPRLQQPGDLPTLYVDVDRTLAQEVGLSERDVTLSLQTMLAGSFQTSPAFWLNVKSGVSYPIVAMEPQFWNTSLDALASKPVAAGEAQQILNGVASIRRGWSSGVVTHLNTQSSFDVFAGVRGRDLGAVADEVQKILDDTRKEAPAASNLVLRGQIATMRSAYADLMLGLVLAIVFVYLVIVINFQSWLDPFLIVCGLPTALAGIVWMLFLSGTTVSVPALTGAIMCMGVATANSNLVIAFARERLDHGDNPLHAAAAAGVTRFRPVLMTALAMIIGMAPMALSAEQNAPLGRAVIGGLTFATAGTLLLLPVMFSLAHGFLGRRKAARARRDELERAELEQANVAS; translated from the coding sequence ATGCTCCAGCTCGTCCTCATCGCCCTGCGGCGTCCCTACACTTTCGTCGTGGCGGCGATTCTCATCGTCATACTTGGCGCGCTGGCGATCGTGAGGACGCCCGTCGACATATTTCCGAGCGTCGGCATTCCGGTCATCTCCGTCATCTGGACCTATGTCGGCCTTTCGCCGGACGACATGTCCACGCGCATACTCTACCCTTACGAGCTCGCGCTGACGGCCCTCGTCAACGACATCGACCATGTCGAGTCGCAAAGCTACAACGGCATCGGCGTCAACAAGATTTACTTTCAGCCGAAGGTCAAAGTCGATCTCGCGCTGGCGCAGGTAGGCGCGGCTGGCCAGACCGTGCTGCGCCTTCTGCCGCCGGGCGTGCAGCCGCCGCAGGTCATCGTGTTCAACGCCTCGACCGTGCCGGTCATCCAGATCGCCTTCTCGAGCGCGACGCGCACCGAGACTGAGGTTGCCGACGCCGTCTACACGCTGATCCGGCCGCCGCTGACGACGGTGACGGGCGCGGCCGTGCCCTTTCCCTATGGCGGCAAATCGCGCCAGGTGCGCATTGATCTCAACCAGGAGAAGCTGTTGGGCCTCGGCCTCACGGCGCAGGACGTCGTGAGCGCGGTCGAACGGCAGAATCTCATCATCCCCGCCGGCACGCAGAAGATCGGCGACTACGAATATGCGGTGCTCATCAACGACGCGCCGGCCGACATTGCGGCGTTGAACGATTTTCCGATCAAGCGCGCCGACGGCGCGATCGTCTATCTGCGCGACGTGGCCTTTGTTCACAACGGCAGTGCGCCTCAAACCAATCTCGTCCGCGTCGACGGCGCGCCAGCCGTGTTGCTGCCTGTGCTGACCTCGGGCTCAGCCTCGTCGCTCGACGTCATCAACGGCGTTAAGGCGATGCTGCCACGGCTGAAGCTCGCGCTGCCGGACGGGATCGACATGACCGTGATCGGCGATCAGTCCGACTTCATCACGGATGCGGTCTTCAGCGTCGTGCGCGAGGCGACGATCGCCGCCGCGCTCACCGGCCTCATGATTCTTCTGTTTCTCGGCAGCTGGCGCTCGACGATCATCATCACGATCTCAATCCCGCTCTCCATCCTCGCGGCGCTCTTCGCGCTGTCGGCGCTCGGCGAGACGGTGAATGTGATGACTCTTGGCGGCCTTGCGCTTGCGGTGGGCCTGCTCGTCGACGACGCGACGGTCACGATCGAGAACGTCAACCGTCACTTGGAGGAGGGTGAATCAATCGACGACGCGATCATCAAGGCGGCGAAGGAGATCATCACGCCCGCCACCGTGTCGCTCTTTTGCATCTGCATCGTGTTCGCGCCGCTGCTGCTGCTCGGCGGCGTTGCGGGCTATCTGTTCCGACCGCTCGCCGAGGCGGTCGTCTTCGCGATGATCGCCTCCTATCTCCTGACCTACACGCTGGTCGAGACGATGGCGCGCTATTTCCTCAGCGCGCAGCAGCGCGAGCATCTGCGCGAGGCGAAATTCGGACCGGCGCGGCGCGGTCTTGTCCTCACGGCGCTGACGCGCGTCCAGACCGCGTTCGAGAAAGGCTTCGACAGGCTGCTCGACGCCTATGCGCGCCTGCTGCAGCTCGCGCTTGCGCGCCCCAAGGCCTTCGTCGCGATCTTCTTTGCAGGCGTTGCGCTCTCCTTCGCGCTGACGCCCTATCTCGGGCGCAATTTCTTCCCCGAGACCGAAAGCAGCTCGCTGCGCCTGCATGTCCGCCTTCCCACGGGAACGCGCCTCGAGCAGGCGGGGGTGCTCTGCGACAAGATCGAGGCCGAGATCCGCCAGGCTCTGCCGCAAGGCGCGCTGACGAGCATCGTCGACAACATCGGCCTGCCGATCTCGGGCATCAATCTGAGCTACAATAATTCCGGCACCATCGGCACGAATGATGCGGATCTGACCCTGAGCTTCGATCCCGAGAAGGTCGCCGACGCCGAGCCTCTCGCGGAGATCCTGCGCGATCGGCTGCCGCGCGCGTTTCCGGGGGTCGTCTTCTCCTTCCTGCCGGCCGACATCGTGACGCAGATCCTCAACTTCGGCCTGCCGGCCCCGCTCGACATCCAGATCTCGGGCAGCAAGCGCGACGAGAATCTCGCCTATATGCAGAAGACGCTGGAGCGGGTAGCGCGCGTTACGGGCATCGCCGACCCGCGCCTGCAGCAGCCGGGCGATCTGCCGACGCTTTATGTCGACGTCGACCGCACGCTCGCGCAGGAGGTCGGCCTCTCGGAGCGCGACGTCACGCTCTCCCTGCAGACCATGCTCGCGGGCTCGTTCCAGACCTCGCCCGCCTTTTGGCTCAACGTGAAGAGCGGCGTCTCCTATCCGATCGTCGCGATGGAGCCGCAATTCTGGAACACGAGCCTCGACGCGCTCGCGAGCAAGCCCGTGGCGGCTGGCGAGGCGCAGCAAATTCTGAACGGCGTCGCCTCGATCCGGCGCGGTTGGAGCTCCGGCGTCGTCACACATCTCAACACGCAGTCGTCGTTCGACGTCTTCGCCGGCGTGCGCGGCCGCGACCTCGGCGCGGTCGCCGACGAGGTCCAAAAAATATTGGACGACACGCGCAAGGAGGCGCCGGCGGCGTCAAATCTCGTGCTGCGCGGGCAGATCGCCACAATGCGCAGCGCCTACGCCGATCTCATGCTCGGCCTCGTGCTGGCGATCGTGTTCGTCTATCTCGTGATTGTCATCAACTTTCAGTCCTGGCTCGATCCCTTCCTCATTGTCTGCGGCCTGCCGACCGCGCTCGCGGGCATCGTCTGGATGCTGTTCCTGAGCGGGACCACGGTCTCCGTGCCGGCGCTGACGGGCGCGATCATGTGCATGGGCGTCGCGACGGCGAACAGCAACCTCGTCATCGCCTTCGCGCGCGAGCGGCTCGACCACGGCGACAATCCGCTTCATGCGGCGGCGGCGGCGGGCGTGACGCGTTTCCGGCCCGTGCTCATGACGGCGCTCGCGATGATCATCGGCATGGCGCCGATGGCGCTTTCCGCGGAGCAGAACGCGCCGCTCGGGCGGGCCGTGATCGGCGGACTGACCTTCGCGACCGCAGGGACGCTGCTGCTGCTGCCGGTCATGTTCAGTCTTGCGCATGGTTTCTTGGGAAGACGCAAAGCGGCGCGCGCGCGCCGCGATGAGCTGGAGCGCGCGGAATTGGAGCAAGCGAATGTCGCATCATGA
- a CDS encoding LysR family transcriptional regulator, whose amino-acid sequence MQNLNWDDLRFVLVLSRAGRLAKAARQLRVDETTIARRVARVERALRSRLFERANGQLLLTEIGRAVLRHAEEIEIGVCGIKTVATGVDDRTAGTVRLTAVALIMNRILMPALPEFLGAHPQLQLHLVSDPRNLDLSNRETDIAVRFARPEQDYRLLARRLCELPYGVYGPAGSSADKLPWVTYEESLSAFPLARWLAEAVKQEPDLGPGLIVNDSDLALNAIRAGLGRSLMPFCVGERDCGLSRVSGAEPVLTRELWLLVRSDMKHLARVKAVIEWIERVFAELGIPCGERAKRAK is encoded by the coding sequence ATGCAGAATCTGAACTGGGATGACCTCCGCTTTGTTCTCGTCTTGTCGCGGGCCGGCCGCCTCGCGAAGGCGGCGCGACAGCTGCGCGTCGACGAGACAACGATCGCGCGGCGCGTGGCCCGCGTCGAGCGCGCCCTGCGCTCGCGCCTGTTCGAGCGCGCCAATGGCCAGCTGTTGCTGACGGAAATCGGGCGCGCGGTTCTCCGACACGCCGAGGAGATCGAGATCGGCGTTTGTGGCATCAAAACCGTCGCGACCGGCGTGGACGACAGGACCGCGGGAACGGTTCGTTTGACCGCCGTGGCGCTGATCATGAACCGAATATTGATGCCGGCGCTCCCCGAGTTTCTCGGGGCTCATCCCCAACTGCAATTGCATCTCGTCTCAGACCCGAGAAATTTGGATCTCAGCAATAGGGAGACGGACATCGCTGTACGCTTTGCCCGGCCCGAGCAAGATTATCGCCTTCTCGCCCGGCGCCTATGCGAACTGCCTTACGGCGTTTATGGGCCCGCCGGATCATCTGCAGATAAGCTGCCTTGGGTCACGTACGAAGAGAGCCTTTCCGCTTTCCCGCTCGCACGCTGGCTAGCCGAGGCCGTCAAACAGGAGCCCGATTTGGGTCCGGGCTTGATCGTCAACGACTCCGATTTGGCTTTAAACGCCATTCGCGCCGGCTTAGGGCGCTCACTCATGCCTTTTTGTGTCGGAGAGCGTGACTGCGGGCTGTCGCGTGTCAGTGGAGCCGAACCCGTGCTCACACGAGAGCTTTGGTTGTTAGTTCGATCGGATATGAAGCATCTCGCGCGAGTCAAGGCTGTGATCGAGTGGATCGAGCGCGTATTTGCAGAGTTGGGCATTCCGTGCGGCGAACGGGCGAAGCGCGCAAAGTAG
- a CDS encoding GlcG/HbpS family heme-binding protein, translated as MLGKSLTIVSVALGGVIVLASSATAELSTQKVLSTPTALAIAQTAYETCTGQGYKVSVTVVGLEGQILAALRGDGASPHTLENSQRKAYTARTFRIPSGEFAQRVKDNPTSGQVNLSGVIAIQGGLPIKLGDAVIGAVGVSGAPGGEKDEACAKAALDKIADQLK; from the coding sequence ATGCTTGGAAAATCCCTCACCATCGTTAGCGTCGCGCTCGGCGGCGTGATTGTCTTGGCGTCGTCGGCCACGGCCGAGCTGTCGACGCAAAAAGTCCTCTCGACCCCAACTGCGCTCGCCATCGCGCAGACCGCCTATGAAACTTGTACCGGTCAAGGCTACAAGGTTTCGGTCACGGTCGTTGGGCTCGAAGGACAGATCCTGGCCGCCTTGCGGGGAGACGGGGCCTCGCCCCACACGCTGGAGAACAGCCAGCGCAAGGCTTATACGGCGCGCACTTTTCGCATTCCGTCAGGGGAGTTCGCGCAACGGGTGAAGGACAATCCGACGTCGGGCCAGGTCAATCTTTCGGGCGTGATCGCTATCCAAGGCGGCCTTCCGATCAAGCTTGGCGACGCCGTGATCGGCGCCGTCGGCGTTTCGGGCGCGCCCGGCGGCGAGAAGGACGAGGCCTGCGCCAAAGCCGCCCTCGACAAGATTGCGGATCAGCTGAAGTGA
- a CDS encoding ArsR/SmtB family transcription factor, protein MRRSKNDDGRATRSVRSSRSLLTGTDASEGRSGRRQAESRKESPHHGLNLAALTAQAKQAERFLKALANAHRLMILCELHKGDSAVTPLQQKLNLSQSSLSQHLARLRLDSLVKTRRQSQTIHYRLASDEVARAIELIYEMFCGDAPPKSAPPKINDKGGRKSSDEKDQATTRLISASASTLAARRADRPGSSRPGRRQ, encoded by the coding sequence ATGCGCCGTTCTAAAAATGATGATGGACGCGCAACGCGCTCTGTCAGAAGCTCTCGATCATTGCTCACCGGGACAGATGCGTCAGAGGGGCGAAGCGGGCGACGACAGGCCGAATCTCGAAAAGAGAGCCCGCATCATGGGCTGAACCTCGCGGCGTTGACGGCACAAGCAAAGCAGGCGGAGCGCTTCCTGAAGGCGTTGGCGAACGCGCACCGCCTGATGATCCTGTGCGAATTGCACAAGGGCGACAGCGCCGTCACGCCTCTCCAGCAAAAACTTAACCTCAGTCAATCTTCTCTGTCGCAGCATCTTGCACGCCTACGCCTTGACAGCCTGGTCAAGACGCGGCGTCAGTCTCAGACAATCCATTATCGGTTGGCCAGCGACGAGGTGGCGCGCGCCATAGAGCTGATTTACGAGATGTTTTGCGGCGACGCCCCTCCGAAGTCGGCGCCCCCGAAAATCAACGACAAAGGCGGTCGCAAGAGTTCGGACGAGAAAGACCAAGCGACAACCAGGCTCATTTCGGCTTCGGCCAGTACCCTTGCGGCGCGCCGGGCGGACCGACCTGGGTCGTCTCGACCGGGCCGACGCCAATAA
- a CDS encoding cupin domain-containing protein codes for MKTKARALIFSGAAGLCALHLALTAHAAQDAQGFIRLDPEELHYKSPLGVGPESTVLFGDPSKPGLYVVRNKFPPGAHSAPHYHSQDRHATVIKGVWWTGTGSELDFKTAVPLKAGAYMLHPAGGVHWDGAGDEEVIVQIIGVGPVETTQVGPPGAPQGYWPKPK; via the coding sequence ATGAAGACCAAAGCAAGAGCATTGATCTTTTCGGGCGCAGCGGGTTTGTGCGCCCTCCATCTCGCCCTAACGGCGCATGCAGCCCAGGATGCTCAGGGGTTTATCCGGCTCGATCCCGAGGAGCTTCATTACAAGAGCCCGCTGGGAGTAGGACCGGAATCGACGGTTTTGTTCGGCGACCCGTCAAAGCCCGGGCTTTACGTCGTGCGCAACAAATTCCCGCCGGGCGCCCATTCGGCCCCGCATTATCATTCACAGGATCGCCATGCGACGGTCATCAAGGGCGTGTGGTGGACGGGCACCGGATCCGAGCTCGACTTCAAAACGGCGGTGCCGTTGAAAGCGGGAGCTTACATGCTTCATCCAGCGGGCGGCGTGCATTGGGACGGCGCCGGCGATGAGGAAGTGATCGTTCAGATTATTGGCGTCGGCCCGGTCGAGACGACCCAGGTCGGTCCGCCCGGCGCGCCGCAAGGGTACTGGCCGAAGCCGAAATGA